In Candidatus Neomarinimicrobiota bacterium, one genomic interval encodes:
- a CDS encoding transcriptional repressor yields MTDVELKKFMKVLRNENLKLTPQRVEIFREVCDSDEHREAEEIYLALRERDVHVSRATVYRTMNILYQHDLVWRMNIGDGKWRYEHWLDCHQHDHLICIRCGTIVEFMNPQIEEIQKDVADKFNYKLVRHVHQLFGLCKQCRKMPISVN; encoded by the coding sequence ATGACTGACGTAGAGCTGAAGAAATTCATGAAAGTCCTTAGGAACGAGAACCTGAAGCTGACTCCGCAGCGTGTGGAGATTTTCAGAGAGGTGTGTGATTCAGATGAACACCGCGAAGCTGAGGAGATTTATTTGGCACTACGGGAAAGGGATGTGCATGTTTCCCGTGCTACGGTCTACAGGACCATGAATATTCTGTATCAGCATGATCTAGTATGGCGGATGAATATCGGGGACGGAAAATGGCGGTATGAACACTGGCTGGATTGTCATCAACATGACCATCTTATTTGTATTAGATGTGGAACCATTGTTGAGTTTATGAACCCTCAAATTGAGGAAATTCAGAAAGATGTTGCAGATAAGTTTAACTATAAACTTGTGAGGCATGTCCATCAACTGTTCGGCCTATGTAAGCAATGTAGAAAGATGCCAATTTCTGTGAACTGA
- a CDS encoding DNA helicase: MSDLNLNDVQKQAVEAIDKPTLIFAGAGTGKTRVLTHKIAYLIIEKGYNPDDILAVTFTNKAAAEMRTRVQSLLGKKSMSLNIGTFHSICARLLRHEIVSLGFTPDFAIYDTADQDQLIKTLMLNLKLTTNGISAAAYRSRMSFIKSSMEDPSQLMKNGASPFDKSVAELYPVYKKALKENNAVDFGDLLLYPLEIFKKHPKVLKKYQDKFKYVLVDEYQDTNRPQFLFVKFLSDTHNKISVVGDDDQSIYGWRGADISNILEFEKAYPDCEVFRLEQNYRSTANILSVAGAVVKNNEYRAKKELWTDQGQGEKIGIMETYDEIEETDGVLELIQKEIQQNKRTFQDFVILYRTNVQSRALEDGLRRKGIAYHIVGGVKFYERKEVKDLLAYLRILVNPVDSVSLKRIINFPSRGIGAKTVDKCEVLAAKKGIPLLAVLETPDAMNLKGKQAVGLVEFYELVQKYRELKDKLDASELASVLVDELGLVNFYKEQGTEDASERLQNIQELLNSIHQFCKRNENATVREFLEEVSLLTAIDTWNDSTNHITLMTLHSSKGLEFPVVFITGLEDGLFPIYRSLEDPRELEEERRLFYVGLTRAKEKAYLHFAPNRRRSSGAVGLGLASRFLQEIPEEYLDRINFHSALTRRLVKDKSSNKYKLKYVRTITSFNEFERSDKVKHPLFGKGMILAVEGSGDNQKITVVFQGNIQKKLIAKYANLTPLS; encoded by the coding sequence CATTATCGAAAAGGGTTACAATCCTGATGATATCCTGGCGGTAACATTTACAAACAAAGCAGCTGCGGAAATGAGGACCAGGGTCCAGTCATTGCTCGGGAAGAAATCAATGTCGCTTAACATTGGTACATTCCATTCCATTTGTGCCCGTCTCCTAAGGCATGAGATTGTATCTCTCGGTTTTACCCCGGATTTTGCCATTTATGACACTGCGGATCAGGATCAGCTCATCAAAACGTTAATGTTAAACCTGAAGTTGACGACCAACGGTATTTCGGCAGCCGCTTACCGTTCCAGGATGAGTTTTATTAAAAGTAGTATGGAAGATCCTTCACAATTGATGAAAAATGGTGCTTCGCCGTTCGATAAGTCAGTGGCTGAACTTTACCCCGTTTACAAGAAAGCTTTGAAGGAAAATAATGCTGTGGACTTCGGTGACCTGCTCTTGTATCCGCTAGAGATTTTTAAGAAACATCCGAAGGTGCTGAAAAAATATCAGGATAAATTCAAATATGTTTTGGTGGATGAATACCAGGATACTAATCGACCTCAGTTTCTCTTTGTAAAATTTCTTTCTGATACACATAATAAGATCTCTGTCGTGGGGGATGATGATCAATCCATTTATGGCTGGCGTGGGGCAGATATTTCCAATATTCTGGAATTTGAAAAGGCTTACCCCGATTGCGAAGTCTTCAGGCTGGAACAGAATTACCGCTCCACTGCGAATATTCTTTCTGTTGCCGGAGCCGTTGTCAAGAACAATGAGTATCGTGCAAAAAAAGAGCTTTGGACAGATCAAGGTCAAGGTGAAAAAATAGGCATAATGGAAACCTATGATGAAATAGAAGAAACGGACGGTGTATTGGAGCTGATCCAGAAGGAAATACAACAGAATAAAAGAACTTTTCAGGATTTTGTGATCCTTTACAGGACCAATGTTCAGAGCAGGGCACTGGAAGACGGTCTGAGGAGAAAGGGCATCGCCTATCACATTGTCGGCGGTGTGAAGTTTTACGAAAGGAAAGAGGTAAAGGACCTGCTAGCCTATCTCAGAATTCTTGTTAATCCAGTTGACTCTGTGAGTTTAAAAAGAATTATCAATTTCCCTTCCCGCGGTATCGGTGCCAAGACTGTTGACAAATGTGAGGTGTTGGCGGCCAAGAAGGGTATTCCGCTCCTTGCTGTTCTGGAAACGCCAGACGCCATGAATCTGAAAGGCAAACAGGCTGTCGGATTGGTTGAATTTTATGAGCTTGTTCAGAAGTATCGAGAACTGAAGGATAAACTGGATGCGTCTGAACTTGCCTCCGTACTTGTGGATGAACTGGGCTTGGTCAACTTCTACAAGGAGCAAGGAACTGAAGATGCCAGTGAGAGGCTGCAAAACATTCAGGAACTTTTGAACAGTATTCATCAGTTTTGCAAACGGAATGAGAATGCCACTGTACGGGAATTTCTTGAGGAGGTGTCACTGCTGACCGCTATCGACACGTGGAACGACAGCACAAATCATATTACACTCATGACGCTCCACAGCTCGAAGGGACTGGAGTTCCCCGTTGTCTTTATCACCGGTCTTGAAGATGGATTATTCCCTATCTACCGTTCACTTGAGGACCCCAGGGAACTTGAGGAAGAACGCCGTCTGTTCTACGTTGGTTTAACAAGAGCCAAGGAGAAAGCTTATCTTCACTTTGCGCCAAACCGCCGCCGATCTAGCGGTGCCGTTGGTCTCGGTCTGGCTTCACGTTTTCTTCAAGAAATACCTGAAGAATACCTGGATCGCATAAATTTTCACTCCGCTCTCACTAGACGTCTTGTAAAGGATAAAAGTTCGAACAAATACAAACTCAAATATGTAAGAACCATCACTTCATTTAACGAATTTGAACGTAGTGATAAAGTGAAACATCCCCTCTTTGGTAAAGGGATGATCCTTGCTGTAGAGGGTTCAGGTGACAACCAGAAAATCACCGTCGTATTCCAAGGCAACATTCAGAAAAAACTTATCGCCAAATACGCCAACCTAACACCGCTCAGCTGA